The Nitrososphaerota archaeon genome window below encodes:
- a CDS encoding nitroreductase family protein: protein MGRMDGMEMLLTRRSVKKLKPIPIGKDVVKKILYAATVAPSAHNAQPWRFIVVDDLLVKTKLAKGMASILIRDLIRDGYTKAEAEEEAEESISRIEAASLIIVACVTMEGMDTYPDRRRRRCEYIMAVQSVSAAIQNLLLAAHYEGLGACWRCAPLFAQSVVRRILRIPKGFDPVALIEIGQRAIEVSAPPRKPLEEVAYHNMWGEKF, encoded by the coding sequence GTGGGAAGGATGGATGGTATGGAGATGCTTCTAACAAGGAGGAGTGTCAAAAAGCTTAAGCCGATTCCCATCGGTAAGGATGTTGTTAAGAAGATCCTCTATGCCGCTACTGTGGCACCCTCAGCCCACAACGCGCAGCCCTGGCGCTTCATTGTTGTGGATGACCTCCTCGTTAAGACAAAGCTGGCTAAGGGAATGGCATCAATACTTATACGTGATCTTATTAGAGATGGTTACACTAAGGCTGAGGCTGAAGAGGAGGCGGAGGAGTCTATTTCTAGAATCGAAGCAGCTTCCCTAATAATAGTGGCTTGTGTGACTATGGAGGGTATGGATACCTACCCTGATCGTAGAAGGAGGAGGTGTGAGTATATTATGGCTGTTCAATCGGTTTCAGCTGCTATCCAAAATCTGCTACTTGCGGCACATTACGAGGGTTTGGGTGCTTGCTGGCGGTGCGCACCTTTATTCGCTCAGAGCGTTGTGAGGCGAATACTTCGCATACCAAAAGGGTTTGACCCCGTAGCCTTGATCGAAATCGGGCAGCGTGCTATAGAGGTTAGCGCCCCTCCTCGAAAGCCGCTTGAGGAAGTCGCCTACCATAATATGTGGGGCGAGAAGTTTTGA